In one window of Meiothermus sp. DNA:
- the recG gene encoding ATP-dependent DNA helicase RecG, giving the protein MTREELKARLIRPLQRELADGAQDRVVAGGLEKLLQNLGQPFPEVGQVLAGYRQMSVEVRKAQLEKAIELLGGTVGDRGQGTEPRYSEPGSRGPAPGALSFDSPIEVLNLGPGSKKKLAELGIRAVRDLLHYYPRRYEDRRTLQGVREVEDGTKATLVGRVLSRELVKTPRKGLQLVQVRFMDGWGWKFTGIWFNQPWVLKQMPEGASMVLSGRVQKRGGQVSMMVEYFEDEGGESLSTGRIVPVYPAKEGIGQAFLRRAVWRALEAFQEIPEPLEPYLKGQGAANQAPQLSALALDEALRQAHFPDSETRLEQALYRLKFDEFLLLELKVMIQSGGSALLGRMFRVTPGMVERFRSTLPFTLTGAQERVLNEILEDMQSERQMARLVQGDVGSGKTAVAAAALYVAAQNGAQGALMAPTEILAKQHFDNLTRYLYPLGVSVDLLVGSMSGGEKRAVQERLRSGQTQVVVGTHALIQDGVEFRDLGLAVIDEEHRFGVLQRRRLLGQRPDVLVMSATPIPRSLALTLYGDLEVSQIDELPPGRTPVQTKILTQKTRTQAYAFARQEIQKGHQVFVVTPMIEEGESEATAELAAATQLRAELETLLPDVRIDLLHGKMKPDEKDAVMERFKQGAFDLLVSTTVIEVGVDIPQATLMIIENAERFGLAQLHQLRGRVGRGGLESYCILIAGETSKRTLERLRVIETSTDGFYIAEQDLRLRGPGELRGVRQSGMPDLRLGDLASDQEIIEQSRALAKAILEADPYLDNPEHALLKRELQARAEAIGFREVI; this is encoded by the coding sequence CGCAAGGCGCAGCTAGAAAAGGCCATCGAGCTGCTGGGGGGAACCGTAGGGGACAGGGGTCAGGGTACCGAGCCTCGGTACTCGGAGCCCGGTAGCCGGGGCCCGGCGCCCGGTGCCCTCTCCTTCGACTCCCCCATCGAAGTTTTGAACCTGGGGCCGGGCAGCAAGAAAAAGCTGGCCGAGTTGGGCATTCGGGCGGTGCGCGACCTGCTGCACTACTACCCCCGCCGCTACGAAGACCGCCGCACGCTGCAAGGGGTGCGCGAGGTGGAGGACGGCACCAAGGCCACCCTGGTGGGCAGGGTACTCAGCCGCGAGCTGGTCAAGACCCCCAGAAAAGGGCTGCAACTGGTGCAGGTACGCTTTATGGACGGGTGGGGCTGGAAGTTTACTGGCATCTGGTTCAATCAGCCCTGGGTACTCAAGCAGATGCCCGAAGGGGCCAGCATGGTGCTTTCGGGTCGGGTGCAGAAGCGCGGCGGCCAGGTCTCCATGATGGTGGAATACTTCGAGGACGAAGGGGGTGAATCCCTATCTACCGGGCGCATCGTGCCGGTCTACCCCGCCAAGGAGGGCATCGGACAGGCTTTTTTGCGAAGGGCGGTCTGGCGGGCTCTGGAAGCCTTCCAGGAGATACCCGAGCCCCTCGAGCCCTACTTGAAAGGACAGGGGGCCGCAAACCAGGCCCCGCAACTCAGCGCCCTGGCCCTGGACGAAGCCCTGCGTCAGGCCCACTTTCCCGATTCGGAGACCAGGCTCGAGCAAGCCCTTTACCGGCTCAAGTTCGACGAGTTTTTGCTTCTGGAGCTCAAGGTAATGATTCAGTCCGGGGGCTCGGCCCTGCTGGGCCGGATGTTCCGGGTGACCCCCGGCATGGTCGAGCGTTTCCGCTCCACCCTTCCTTTCACCCTTACCGGCGCCCAGGAGCGGGTATTGAACGAGATACTGGAAGACATGCAGTCCGAGCGGCAGATGGCCCGCCTGGTGCAGGGCGATGTGGGCTCGGGCAAAACTGCAGTGGCCGCTGCCGCTCTTTATGTGGCCGCCCAGAACGGCGCCCAGGGGGCCCTGATGGCCCCTACCGAGATACTGGCCAAACAACACTTCGACAACCTGACCCGCTACCTCTACCCGCTGGGGGTTTCGGTGGACTTGCTGGTCGGCTCCATGAGCGGGGGCGAGAAGCGGGCCGTGCAGGAGCGGCTCAGAAGCGGCCAGACCCAGGTGGTGGTGGGCACCCATGCCCTTATCCAGGACGGGGTGGAGTTCCGCGACCTGGGCCTGGCGGTGATAGACGAGGAGCACCGTTTTGGGGTCTTGCAACGCCGCCGGCTGCTGGGGCAGCGCCCCGACGTGCTGGTGATGTCGGCCACCCCCATTCCGCGCTCTCTGGCCCTGACCCTGTACGGCGACCTCGAGGTCTCCCAAATCGACGAGCTGCCCCCCGGTCGCACCCCCGTCCAGACCAAAATCCTCACCCAGAAAACCCGCACCCAGGCCTACGCCTTTGCCCGGCAGGAAATCCAGAAAGGGCATCAGGTGTTTGTGGTCACGCCCATGATCGAAGAAGGCGAGTCGGAGGCCACCGCCGAGCTGGCCGCGGCCACCCAGCTGCGGGCGGAACTCGAAACGCTCTTACCGGATGTGCGCATAGACCTGCTGCACGGCAAAATGAAACCCGACGAAAAAGACGCGGTGATGGAGCGTTTCAAGCAGGGGGCCTTCGACCTGCTGGTCTCGACCACCGTGATCGAGGTGGGGGTGGACATCCCCCAGGCCACCCTGATGATCATCGAAAACGCTGAGCGCTTCGGGCTGGCCCAGCTGCACCAGCTGCGTGGGCGGGTGGGGCGGGGCGGGCTCGAGTCCTACTGCATCCTGATTGCCGGCGAGACCTCCAAGCGCACCCTGGAGCGCCTGCGGGTCATCGAGACCTCCACCGATGGCTTCTACATCGCCGAGCAAGACCTGAGGCTGCGCGGCCCCGGCGAGCTGCGCGGGGTGCGGCAGTCGGGGATGCCCGACCTGCGGCTGGGCGACCTGGCTTCCGACCAGGAAATCATCGAACAAAGCCGGGCGCTGGCCAAGGCCATCCTGGAAGCCGACCCCTACCTGGACAACCCCGAACACGCCCTCCTTAAACGCGAGTTGCAAGCCCGGGCCGAGGCCATCGGTTTCCGCGAGGTCATTTGA
- a CDS encoding serine hydrolase yields MLEKATQIVQEAIESGRIPGAALGVVHLDGSKEMFCAGLKHLQKPGVIDPDTLFDLASLTKVLFTVPQILHLVEEGLADLDDPLSRFLPELAWMQGSELPRRTLRQLLTHVSGLPGWEAIYTWGGESHTLKQRVLQHRWEVGPAGSQVYSDIGYILLGLVLERVRGHSLAAFALPEGFCFNPTDPQDCAATEQDPWRGRVLQGEVHDENCFALGGATGHAGLFGSLRGVLAYAQRLMKGEVLSEAALAEMRRPQHAERALGWQIPQPAFSGGSLCSRQTLGHTGFTGTGVWMDFERGYAWVLLTNRVHPSRHRETGILELRRAVGNAIAAAWKG; encoded by the coding sequence ATGCTCGAGAAAGCCACACAAATCGTTCAGGAGGCTATTGAGTCGGGCCGGATTCCGGGGGCCGCGCTGGGTGTGGTGCATCTGGACGGGTCTAAGGAAATGTTTTGCGCAGGCCTCAAGCATCTGCAAAAACCGGGGGTGATAGACCCCGATACGCTGTTTGACCTGGCCAGCCTGACCAAGGTGCTCTTTACCGTGCCCCAGATACTTCACCTGGTCGAAGAGGGACTGGCCGACCTGGACGACCCGCTTTCGCGCTTTTTGCCCGAGCTGGCCTGGATGCAAGGCTCGGAGTTGCCGCGCCGTACCCTGCGCCAGCTTCTCACCCATGTCTCCGGCCTGCCGGGCTGGGAGGCCATCTATACCTGGGGGGGTGAAAGCCATACCCTCAAGCAGCGGGTTTTGCAGCACCGCTGGGAGGTGGGGCCGGCGGGGTCGCAGGTTTACTCGGACATCGGTTACATCTTGCTGGGCCTGGTGCTCGAGCGCGTCCGGGGTCATAGCCTGGCGGCTTTTGCACTTCCAGAAGGGTTTTGCTTCAATCCCACCGACCCCCAAGACTGCGCCGCGACCGAGCAAGACCCCTGGCGTGGAAGGGTTTTGCAAGGCGAGGTGCACGACGAGAACTGCTTTGCCCTGGGGGGTGCTACCGGACATGCGGGGCTTTTTGGCAGCCTGAGGGGGGTTCTGGCCTACGCTCAGCGGCTGATGAAAGGCGAGGTGCTCTCGGAGGCAGCCCTGGCAGAGATGCGTCGGCCTCAACACGCCGAGCGGGCTTTGGGCTGGCAAATTCCCCAACCTGCTTTTAGCGGCGGCAGCCTGTGCAGCCGCCAGACCCTGGGCCACACAGGCTTTACCGGAACCGGCGTCTGGATGGATTTTGAGCGGGGCTATGCCTGGGTTTTGCTGACCAACCGGGTGCACCCCAGCCGGCACCGGGAAACCGGCATCCTGGAACTGCGGCGGGCGGTGGGGAACGCCATTGCCGCAGCGTGGAAGGGCTGA
- a CDS encoding GNAT family N-acetyltransferase, translating into MTLSNTWPRHGKVTLKPFTEALTETEWRRFYECFRDPEIAEWNGSRPLKMPLWLFKRVVMGEVSRGDRLGFGILDEKGEWLGTVELYEMTRSEATLGILIGAKDRWGQGYGTDAVKAVLEYAFCTLGLQKVKLRTYKHNLRAQRAFEKAGFRHVPTPPAPTPRFNFGLAPKSEFVPMEITREEWACF; encoded by the coding sequence GTGACGCTCAGCAACACCTGGCCCCGCCATGGGAAAGTCACCCTCAAGCCCTTTACCGAAGCCCTCACCGAAACCGAGTGGCGGCGTTTTTACGAATGTTTCCGCGACCCCGAAATTGCCGAGTGGAACGGGAGCCGCCCGCTCAAAATGCCCCTCTGGCTTTTCAAACGGGTGGTGATGGGCGAGGTCAGCCGGGGCGACCGCTTAGGCTTCGGGATTCTGGACGAAAAGGGCGAGTGGCTGGGCACGGTGGAGCTCTACGAAATGACCCGCAGCGAAGCTACCCTGGGCATCCTGATTGGGGCCAAAGACCGCTGGGGACAGGGTTACGGTACCGATGCGGTCAAAGCAGTTCTGGAATACGCCTTCTGTACCCTGGGGCTGCAAAAGGTCAAGCTGCGCACCTACAAGCACAACCTGCGCGCCCAACGGGCCTTCGAGAAAGCGGGTTTTCGGCACGTACCAACCCCTCCGGCTCCTACCCCTCGCTTCAACTTTGGCCTGGCCCCCAAGTCCGAGTTTGTGCCGATGGAAATTACCAGGGAAGAGTGGGCGTGTTTTTGA
- a CDS encoding MarR family winged helix-turn-helix transcriptional regulator yields the protein MTWTILTSIWKLSREVREETLPCLERLGLAPTDPWLLSEIEKYRYPTEVVRIMQMPAPTVSQMLKRLEANGLVTRSLDLGDLRRYHFQLTEQGKAVLEESRQCMLRAMERRLERLTTAQRHLFVELLDILAKSETAGKE from the coding sequence ATGACCTGGACAATACTAACCAGCATTTGGAAGCTGAGCCGTGAGGTGCGGGAGGAAACCCTGCCCTGCCTCGAGCGGCTGGGGCTGGCCCCCACCGATCCCTGGCTCCTGAGTGAGATTGAAAAATACCGCTACCCCACCGAGGTAGTACGAATCATGCAGATGCCCGCCCCTACGGTAAGCCAGATGCTCAAGCGGCTCGAGGCCAACGGCCTGGTAACGCGCTCGCTGGATCTCGGCGACTTGCGGCGGTATCACTTCCAACTGACCGAACAAGGCAAAGCAGTGCTCGAGGAAAGCCGCCAGTGCATGCTTCGGGCGATGGAACGGAGGCTCGAGCGCCTCACCACCGCACAGCGCCACTTGTTTGTCGAGTTGCTGGATATTCTCGCCAAGAGCGAGACAGCAGGAAAGGAATAA
- a CDS encoding MDR family MFS transporter yields the protein MAEPIRSSSASAETSSGMPRETRMTLIGIMLGLFLAALDQTIVSTALPKIIADLNGTELYAWVTTAYLLASTVSAPIFGRLTELFSRKSILIIAILIFLGGSALCGLSQNMPELILFRGIQGIGGGALFALALTTIAVLFPPRERGRIGGLFGATFGVSSAVGPWLGGLLTDHLSWHWVFYINMPAGAVALWFIGRFMPRLKPDQRETFDFLGAALLIVWTVPLMLAFSWGGSTYPWSSPRILGLFALSAVALVLWIWSQSREKHPLFDLSILKIRTFSIASAATFFYGPAFLGAVAFLPLYLQVVKGVSASASGVTVLPLTVGVVFGATGSGILSGRLGRYKPLLLIGTLWLLAVFLALHFVLSVSTPLWLAVIFFFLLGLGLGPSQSLLQIAAQNNIPPQRLGSATAATQLIRQIGSTIGIALLGTVLTQSLNAETCKVFPDNASCKPGALVRQSEGGTGANLDAQFQKLEAQIVAALKGDEAAYEELMANKDVPEDVKSKLVKGGLPAQFKETEAKVIAALKGDQKAYAELMNDPNVPPELKSRLVKGGIPAQFQKLEAQVATALKGDEKAYTELMNDPNVPPELKSRLVKGGIPAQFKELGDQVEAALRGDIAAYNRLMSNPDVPAELKSRLVEGGIPAQFKELERQVEAALRGDLRAYNALMSNPQIPAQLKSRLVKGGIPAQFQKLEAQVEAALKGDPEAYTALVNNPQVPAELKSRLVKGGIPAQFVQLERQVEAALRGDETAYTALIGNPQVPADLKNRLVKGGIPAQFKQLEGLLIAALNGDPAAYQAVQNNPQVPARFKQQIPQGGIAAQVQAQIAQTESLLEAALQGDEQAAQTLRADPNLDPRIQSLLDNPPPAEARSATLAQVKTELEAQIPQIIAAATQQAESRIRAGLQQAQAEALAQAIAGVKAGLAQAQSKAIAAATAAVRENLRKAQAQATEAAIAAVGKNLQAAQASATEQAVKAVRENLRKVQAQATEQAVKAVIENLQKAEATAEGKAIQAVRENLAVAQQKALVEVPQTVVASLEQTKEKLQNALNNGITKAEKNIFLYAAIFVLISLLFIVVLPNDELRGGGGFGARGGEAGTPAPAH from the coding sequence ATGGCCGAGCCCATCCGCAGCAGTTCCGCATCTGCCGAAACATCTAGCGGGATGCCCCGCGAGACCCGCATGACCCTCATTGGCATCATGCTGGGGCTATTCCTGGCCGCACTCGACCAGACCATTGTTTCCACGGCACTGCCTAAGATCATCGCCGACCTCAACGGCACCGAGCTATATGCCTGGGTCACCACCGCCTATCTGTTGGCTTCCACGGTCTCGGCCCCTATCTTCGGGCGTCTGACTGAACTCTTTAGCCGCAAATCCATCTTGATTATTGCCATCCTGATCTTCTTGGGGGGTTCGGCGCTGTGTGGGCTGAGCCAGAATATGCCCGAGTTGATCCTCTTCCGCGGCATTCAGGGAATTGGGGGTGGGGCGCTTTTCGCCCTGGCCCTCACCACCATCGCGGTGCTCTTCCCCCCCCGCGAGCGCGGCCGGATAGGCGGCCTCTTCGGCGCAACTTTCGGAGTTAGCAGTGCGGTCGGCCCCTGGCTGGGCGGCCTCCTCACCGATCACCTCTCCTGGCATTGGGTCTTTTACATCAACATGCCGGCAGGCGCAGTGGCCCTGTGGTTCATCGGACGCTTTATGCCCCGCTTGAAGCCCGATCAACGCGAGACCTTCGACTTCCTGGGGGCTGCACTGCTGATCGTGTGGACCGTCCCGCTGATGCTGGCCTTTTCCTGGGGCGGCAGCACCTACCCCTGGAGCAGCCCCCGCATCCTGGGTCTCTTCGCCCTTAGCGCGGTGGCATTGGTGCTGTGGATCTGGTCGCAAAGCCGCGAGAAACACCCGCTTTTCGATCTCTCGATTCTCAAGATTCGCACCTTCAGCATCGCTTCTGCTGCCACCTTCTTCTATGGCCCGGCCTTCTTGGGAGCAGTGGCCTTTTTACCGCTTTACCTCCAGGTGGTGAAGGGGGTCTCGGCCTCGGCTTCGGGCGTCACGGTGCTGCCCCTAACGGTGGGGGTGGTATTCGGCGCAACCGGCAGTGGAATTCTCTCGGGGCGTCTGGGGCGCTACAAACCGCTGCTTCTCATCGGCACCCTCTGGTTGCTGGCGGTCTTCCTGGCGTTGCACTTTGTGCTGAGCGTAAGCACCCCACTGTGGCTGGCGGTTATTTTCTTCTTCCTGCTGGGCCTTGGCCTGGGACCTTCGCAGTCGCTGCTACAGATCGCCGCGCAAAACAACATCCCGCCGCAGCGCCTGGGTTCGGCTACCGCAGCCACCCAGCTTATCCGGCAGATTGGCTCGACCATCGGGATTGCGCTGTTGGGAACGGTGCTCACCCAAAGCCTGAACGCCGAAACCTGCAAGGTCTTCCCCGACAACGCCTCCTGCAAGCCCGGGGCGCTGGTGCGGCAGAGCGAGGGAGGAACCGGAGCCAACCTGGATGCGCAGTTCCAAAAGCTCGAGGCCCAGATCGTAGCCGCACTCAAAGGCGATGAGGCCGCGTATGAAGAACTGATGGCGAATAAGGATGTTCCCGAAGACGTAAAAAGCAAGCTGGTCAAGGGGGGGCTCCCGGCCCAGTTTAAGGAAACAGAGGCCAAGGTAATCGCCGCACTGAAGGGCGACCAGAAAGCCTATGCCGAGCTGATGAATGACCCCAACGTACCCCCTGAGCTCAAGTCCCGCCTTGTGAAGGGCGGCATCCCGGCGCAGTTCCAAAAGCTCGAGGCCCAGGTCGCCACGGCCCTCAAGGGCGACGAAAAAGCCTATACCGAGCTGATGAATGACCCCAACGTACCCCCTGAGCTCAAGTCCCGCCTTGTGAAGGGCGGCATCCCGGCGCAGTTCAAGGAGCTTGGCGATCAGGTCGAAGCCGCTTTGCGCGGAGATATTGCGGCCTATAACCGCCTAATGAGCAACCCCGACGTCCCGGCGGAGCTCAAGTCCCGGCTTGTCGAGGGGGGCATTCCCGCCCAGTTCAAGGAACTCGAGCGCCAGGTGGAGGCTGCTTTGCGGGGAGACCTGCGGGCTTATAACGCCCTGATGAGCAACCCGCAGATCCCGGCGCAACTCAAGAGCCGCTTGGTGAAGGGCGGGATCCCGGCGCAGTTCCAAAAGCTCGAGGCCCAAGTCGAAGCCGCGCTCAAAGGCGATCCCGAAGCCTACACTGCGCTAGTCAACAACCCGCAAGTCCCCGCCGAGCTGAAATCCCGCTTGGTCAAGGGGGGAATTCCCGCCCAGTTCGTCCAGCTCGAGCGCCAGGTGGAGGCCGCCCTCCGGGGGGATGAGACGGCCTACACGGCCCTCATCGGCAATCCCCAGGTTCCCGCCGACCTCAAAAACCGGCTGGTCAAAGGCGGCATCCCGGCCCAGTTCAAACAGCTCGAGGGGCTCTTGATCGCAGCCCTGAACGGGGATCCGGCGGCCTACCAGGCCGTACAGAACAACCCGCAGGTTCCGGCCCGGTTCAAGCAGCAGATTCCCCAAGGTGGGATCGCCGCCCAGGTTCAGGCCCAGATCGCCCAGACCGAAAGCCTGCTCGAGGCCGCCCTCCAGGGCGACGAGCAGGCTGCCCAGACCCTTCGGGCCGACCCCAACCTGGACCCCCGCATCCAGAGCCTCTTGGATAACCCGCCCCCCGCCGAGGCCCGCTCCGCGACCTTAGCCCAGGTCAAAACCGAGCTCGAGGCCCAGATTCCGCAGATCATCGCCGCTGCCACCCAGCAGGCCGAGTCCAGAATCAGGGCTGGGCTACAACAGGCCCAGGCCGAGGCATTGGCCCAGGCTATCGCCGGGGTCAAGGCGGGCTTGGCTCAGGCCCAAAGCAAGGCCATCGCGGCGGCCACCGCCGCGGTGCGGGAAAATCTGCGCAAAGCCCAGGCCCAAGCCACAGAAGCAGCCATCGCAGCCGTCGGAAAAAACCTACAAGCCGCCCAGGCTAGCGCCACCGAACAGGCGGTAAAGGCGGTACGGGAAAACCTGCGCAAAGTGCAGGCCCAAGCCACCGAACAGGCGGTAAAGGCCGTGATCGAGAACCTGCAAAAAGCCGAGGCCACCGCCGAGGGAAAAGCCATCCAGGCGGTGCGGGAGAACCTGGCCGTTGCTCAGCAAAAAGCCCTGGTAGAAGTGCCGCAAACCGTGGTCGCCAGCCTCGAGCAAACCAAAGAAAAACTCCAAAACGCCCTGAACAACGGCATCACCAAAGCCGAAAAAAACATCTTCCTCTATGCAGCGATTTTTGTGCTGATTTCACTCCTCTTTATCGTGGTGCTGCCCAACGACGAGCTGCGGGGTGGGGGTGGCTTTGGGGCTCGAGGTGGAGAGGCGGGGACACCTGCACCAGCTCACTAG
- a CDS encoding cytochrome P450 gives MALLEEGAALGPVFGLGLGRKAVVGYSPEWNRRLLTDLETFRSKGSFSSLTPYLNGGIITTDAPEHKPKRQELNPYFHAKALLGLKERIRAALEERRPQGEFEANSWASLVAQVSLNVAYFEGRFPADELARFLAPLKRPFPAPLWPRPLLFAQVRRRVAQLQAAGFGLAAHLPGEEVLIGLAAGYDTTAHTLAWALWHVACYPDWHTPEGHPLLIKETLRLYPPGFIGSRRAAQTLEFDGYPIPKGALVLYSPYLTHRHPDLWERPLSFDPSRFQGRIPAWGYLPFGGGERICLGMHFAQMVLEVALSLFGSLEPLRGDPQPRPALTLAPRGELWLGLGA, from the coding sequence TTGGCGCTGCTGGAAGAAGGAGCCGCCCTGGGGCCGGTGTTTGGTCTGGGTCTGGGCCGCAAGGCTGTGGTGGGCTACAGCCCCGAGTGGAACCGCAGGCTGCTGACCGACCTGGAAACCTTTCGCTCGAAAGGCAGCTTCTCTAGCCTCACCCCCTATCTGAATGGCGGCATCATCACCACCGATGCCCCCGAACACAAGCCCAAGCGCCAGGAACTGAACCCCTACTTTCACGCCAAGGCCCTGCTAGGGCTTAAAGAGCGCATCCGGGCTGCGCTGGAAGAAAGGAGGCCCCAAGGCGAGTTTGAAGCCAACAGCTGGGCCTCCCTGGTGGCCCAGGTGAGCCTGAATGTGGCCTACTTTGAAGGTCGGTTTCCCGCGGATGAGCTGGCCCGCTTCCTGGCCCCCCTCAAGCGGCCCTTTCCGGCCCCGCTGTGGCCGCGCCCGCTGCTTTTTGCCCAGGTTCGCCGTCGGGTAGCGCAACTGCAGGCGGCAGGCTTTGGCCTGGCGGCCCACTTGCCGGGGGAGGAAGTTTTAATTGGGCTGGCCGCGGGCTACGATACCACCGCCCATACCCTGGCCTGGGCCTTGTGGCACGTGGCCTGCTACCCGGACTGGCACACCCCTGAAGGCCACCCCTTGCTCATTAAGGAGACCCTGCGCCTGTACCCGCCGGGCTTTATCGGCAGCCGCCGGGCCGCCCAGACGCTCGAGTTCGACGGATACCCGATTCCCAAAGGAGCCCTGGTGCTCTACAGCCCCTACCTGACCCACCGCCACCCCGACCTGTGGGAAAGGCCCCTGTCCTTCGACCCGTCCCGCTTCCAGGGGCGCATCCCGGCCTGGGGCTACCTGCCCTTTGGCGGGGGGGAGCGCATCTGTTTGGGGATGCACTTCGCCCAGATGGTGCTGGAGGTTGCCCTCTCGCTGTTTGGGTCGCTCGAGCCCCTGCGGGGCGATCCCCAGCCCAGACCCGCTCTGACCCTGGCGCCCAGGGGCGAACTGTGGTTGGGCTTGGGAGCATAA
- a CDS encoding NAD(P)/FAD-dependent oxidoreductase codes for MRTIVVGAGFAGLAAALRLRQAGLEVSVIEQFDQPGGKAIGWEGVPTGPTVLTLPEIPRQILGAFGHDLPGLKPVSPLTRYAWPDGRVFAPELELGATLAQLSAQEARDYRRLLGEARTMYEGARETFIFGPPPQAFRLLQYGLREGVKAHPLQPLSALVQSGPYLTPFFLRFATYLGANPYRAPAVLHNIAWVELGLGVFHLPGGMRALAQQLYELARAQGVEFLFGHKVLQLQRLPGRVGALQTDQGWHSADLYVSAADRHFTLAWLGLPLPQEALGVSGFAVLMKLAEAVPLGHYIYFSPDYRAEWREIAAGRWPQNPTLYLHTDGDTAFLLVNAPSLSKQTSPSESQAYAQHLLRQLERRHPLPIAAWRALSPLDYSQTAYRGALYGRAPHGLLGALRPGWEVAALRNLAQVGGTVHPGGGVPLSMLSGWNGAGWLLSRFLGQRGGAL; via the coding sequence ATGAGGACAATAGTGGTAGGAGCGGGTTTTGCCGGGCTGGCTGCGGCCTTGCGGCTTCGTCAAGCCGGTTTGGAAGTGAGCGTTATCGAGCAGTTCGACCAGCCGGGCGGCAAGGCCATCGGCTGGGAGGGGGTGCCCACCGGCCCCACGGTGCTTACGCTGCCCGAAATTCCCCGCCAGATTTTGGGTGCCTTTGGGCACGATTTACCAGGGCTCAAACCCGTATCCCCACTTACCCGCTATGCCTGGCCCGATGGCCGGGTCTTTGCCCCCGAACTCGAGCTAGGGGCTACCCTGGCCCAGCTTTCGGCCCAGGAAGCCCGCGATTACCGGCGCTTGCTGGGCGAAGCCCGCACGATGTACGAAGGGGCTCGAGAGACCTTCATCTTTGGCCCGCCTCCGCAGGCTTTTCGGCTCCTGCAGTACGGCTTGCGCGAGGGCGTGAAGGCGCACCCCTTGCAACCCCTCTCGGCCCTGGTGCAGTCGGGCCCCTACCTGACGCCTTTTTTTCTGCGCTTTGCTACCTACCTGGGGGCCAACCCCTACCGGGCCCCGGCGGTGCTCCACAACATCGCCTGGGTAGAACTGGGGCTGGGGGTGTTTCATCTGCCGGGCGGGATGCGGGCTCTGGCCCAGCAACTCTACGAACTGGCCCGGGCGCAGGGGGTCGAGTTTTTGTTCGGGCATAAAGTACTTCAGCTACAACGCCTGCCGGGTCGGGTGGGGGCTTTGCAAACCGATCAGGGCTGGCACAGCGCCGACCTTTATGTATCGGCGGCGGATCGGCACTTCACCCTGGCGTGGCTGGGCCTGCCGCTACCCCAGGAGGCCCTGGGGGTCTCGGGCTTTGCCGTGCTGATGAAGCTCGCCGAGGCCGTGCCGCTGGGTCATTACATCTACTTTTCACCGGATTACCGCGCCGAGTGGCGCGAAATAGCCGCCGGGCGCTGGCCCCAGAACCCCACCCTGTACCTGCACACCGACGGCGACACCGCCTTCTTGCTGGTCAATGCGCCGAGCTTATCCAAGCAGACCAGTCCCTCCGAAAGCCAGGCCTACGCCCAGCACCTGCTCCGTCAGCTAGAACGACGGCACCCCCTTCCCATTGCGGCCTGGCGGGCCCTGAGTCCCCTGGACTACAGCCAGACCGCCTACCGGGGGGCCCTGTACGGGCGGGCCCCGCACGGGTTGCTGGGGGCGCTGCGCCCCGGCTGGGAGGTGGCGGCTCTGCGGAACCTGGCCCAGGTAGGCGGCACGGTACACCCCGGCGGGGGGGTGCCGCTCTCCATGCTCTCGGGGTGGAACGGGGCGGGCTGGCTGCTCAGCCGGTTTTTGGGCCAGAGGGGAGGGGCCCTGTGA